aatgtactcCTCGACACATATTTCGCTGACTGCAGAGAATGTGCTACTctccataaatattttgcaacttAGCTGCGAGCAAGAGAGGCTTTCTCTGCGTGCCGGCAAAACACGGACTGGTTAATGAAGGTCGAGAATTTACGACCTCGCGCAATAATTCATAGGCAGGCagtaataatgaaaaacagGTGTCACTTTTACAACCTCGCACACGCACTTTATTCTTTCTTTGCCCCTTTCGGCGCACATAAACAACAACAAGCACCTGGATCTCACCTGCCAGTGCATTTTCACACGGCAAGTAAGTGGCCTTTTTGCCAGCCGGCCaaaacttgaaataaataatacgtAAATATATAGGCTGTGAAATCATGACGatcaatgatttttctgagcttccaattgTATTTGAGATTTTCCTACTCAAACTGTGTTTGGCCTGTTTTTatcgagaaaaaatatattttattgcaaaatatgaaactGTTGCGAAATTTAAGTTAACATCTTtatattcttgaaattttctatttgggaataaaaaatccagCTCTTTTTTCTATTATAGATTAAACAACAATTCAAAAGACATCAATTGAAAAGATCTTCCTTTAAAAAGATGTCTTTCATAAGGAGggagtaattttcaatttaatttttacttgtgAATTGTGGAGAAAACGAGTACCTTGAGAGTCGTCTAATTACGAatgacttaaaaatattgtcaaaatatttacaaccaTAACGACACAGAAATAATTCCAGCATTTgcaattattacaaataaacACTTAAAGTTGAAATAAGTCGTGCATacgattttttacaataatttttttttggcaCAACCCGGAAcacttcattttttgtcttgtttATGTTTGCATCCAGGAATCATTCCAAACAAATCGACTACAGCacttttgtgttaaaaatactCATTTTCTGCTACAAGTACGAAATGAACAGACATTATTGCATCCTCGCCtttgattacattttttggCGTTTTTGATTTTCCCCggttaaaattctaattgttTAGTTATTTCGTTTAAGGGGCTTatagtatattttattttacttttaatgagAGTTTAATGCgttcagtaattttttaatcgttGAGTACACAGTTTTGGTACGTAAAAACACTGCTAAACACACACAAGGAGAGGGGTCTAAATAATCGATTCCTTAGACATCTGTTAGTGTCAACGCTATACATagtttttgttgcaaatgtaACATTCTTATTAAACATACACGAACATTTAATGTAACAAATTACACAGTGCTGAACATTTGGCACcggatttatatatttaattctaatatGCAACAGCTAATACCTTGCGCTTTTTCGGAAAATTGAATGGTGTTGAAATTTGGCTCTTCTCTCGAGTTAGCGACTAGTGCAACTTAAATTCGTCTTCGTGAGCTTCAATCGACTATATTTAATGTAGTTACATGTGTATGCCATTGAGCGTCTGCTAATGCCTACTAAAAGCCGCATTTTGAGCTTTTCAAATAGTGTGTGCGTagcaaatttctaaataatatcaatcaatcaatcgtTGTTTGCTTGAGGTATCTTCTTGGAATGATTTTATCCCTCGCAAAATTATAGAGACCACTGAGTGGACTTTGTTCCGAAAATGAGAGAGCCAATAATTTCCTGGATAAACTTTCCATCcggattaaaaaaactgcagtACTGAGGGATTGACAGTAACgctttttatgcattttgcaCTATTAACTGAATGAGATCCACGCTTACAAATTTATAGGGCTGTGcgtttaagtttattttttaaatttgcatgaattaCATTAAACCAAGGaccattttccaatttttcaaaaattgcacaaattaaGCAGGAGGAAACCAAAACAATGAATGTCAacgatttttacaaatttggaCACTAAATGATAtcacttttttgtaatttcaaaggaaaaaggCCTGACCGTCCATGCATCACAACCCTTCCTATAGTCCTAAAATGTATCattgactatttttatttttttaaatactaataTTTATCTATTAAGACATATATTTGTACGACAATCCAGATCAACTCCATTATCAAGGATTCTGATTGGTGGTTGAAAAATGTGCGAATATCCGGTCATAGTTGAAGGTGGGAATGCATGGTGCGTGATTTGGACAGATTCCATTTTGGACACAGTCCAAATCCCCCATTTCAGACGAATTCTTTTCTGACCAAGTACAttctattcaatttaaacacgggcttaaattactttaaatttaattaatcgtgATGATTTCCTCTCAGCATGTGCTCgaaaaacagttgaaaaagCTAAACGCACAACCCTACAAATATTGACTTTGGTAGAgcgaatattattttaaccaaataCAAGTGTTATTATAATTTGGCAATCCAGCATAAGTCCCGCAGAGCAAAAAACACTTCCTATCATCACctaaaaacttttttgttcttaaaaatttgtaatttccgGTATTTATGATTtacacaaaaacattttattgtcaatttaaacaaataaatcgttTCGATCCCCTCAATCTTCAAAGGACAAATTGAGAAGTGCAGCCAAATTCAAACACCGAAGCCAGGACTATAGACCAAGAAGCTCTTTTATATCTCGCTGCTGCAACAACTGTAACATGATTACACCAAAATGTTGTAAGAAAAAGAGAGCGGTACAAAAGTGAGATGTGCACGAGAGAGTGTCTGGTCTACAACGAGTTCGTGGAGGCGGACGCGTGCGGCTGCTGCGACTGCGAGCCGCAAGCTAAGGCATTTGAGCTGTGTTGCGGCTGCAGCTGCGGCGGCACCACCGCAGGCCGGTCGATGCACACGTACACCGGTCGGTACAGCACCACCGTCTCCCGGCCGTCGTGGTCGCCGTCGTACACTTCGCCGAGCAGAAACTCGGGTCCAATGTACAGCCCGCCCTCCACGTGGTCGCACGAGTGCTCTGCAAACACAACGAAAGTCATACAATAAACAAGGGAAAGCCCGCATGAccaatttagttttgaattaaaaaaccctaAAACCACTGCCCCTGACGGATGGATTGGATGATAAATCAGGAACCCCCATACAGTCATTATAATAGagatctcattgtcagccacGAGACTGCCCGAcggcggctggccattttcaccggcggctggcaatattttaaacgtgaagtttgatagtatTTAACGGTCCAAAGGGtcggaagacatttttttctcctgaaatttttaaattttgacccttttttgCCGGCAGAAGGCGCAGCTTTGCCAGATTCACGGTGGCTGACAGCTACCCatgtgacccaaaatttgcctctAGTCATTAATCATTATCTGCAATCAGCAAATTCTCATATCTGGTTgagaaaaggtaaaaaaaatcctttctttTGCACTTCTGGAAGCTTAGATAATCGAATTTGAGGCAcgaagtgatttttttaaaccacttCTTTAAGCTTTTGTAAGTAAGGCAATTTTCGTCGATAAATCGTTCCCAACTTTGAGTCTCCTAGAAGTGGAAAAGCCATGCATAAAATAACCCTCATTTTCAGTAGATTACCTGTCTCTCTATTATAAAAAAGGTTCAtgcctattttatttcgtcGCATGtaacacacattttaaacctctataaataaaatggtaaaaatatgtAGACATTTCTTCGCTTTTaaaggataaataaatatataaaatgcaaTTGAAGCCTCAAGTAGCGTAAATTAGCCTGCACACGATGCCCTAAATGGATTATACAGCAAAAAATTCCCAATCGTAAAGTATGCAAGTTgagaaaaataagtttaacagaaaaaaacaggaaaaaagaaacaaaaagcggCTCATGTCAGTGAAGAATAATGGTCGTGTCTTTAGTGTCAAAATTCCGATTCCTCAGTGATATCTCATTACAAACGAGATGAAAGGCgcgaaatcgatttttaaagtgCATGCATTCAGTTGAGAGTTGGATTTGCATATTTTGGAAGGTGAGATGTTGAATTACCATATTTAACCGAGGGTTGGTTGGCGCTGTTTGGTATTCTGAACGGCACCGTCGCAATTGTCAGAGGAAAGTGCATTTGTAAGTCGTCGCCGCTCTTCTCAAACTCCAGGTTCACCTGCAAAGAgatgaaaagcaatttcaaaaGGAGATCGTCAACACCAACAGTAAGAAaacagtttgaaatatttttaaacgcaactcaatttcaaaatagattttgaatCTAGGtaaaccattttatttattgaactttAAGAATTCATTAAATAGGAACAAatgatgatattttaaaagaattgctATTAATGAAGTAAACTAATATGATGTTTACTCTCACAATTAGCCAACAATacattttagtttgaaaaatagCTCATTTTAAAGCTAACAaggcaaatcaaatttatttaacctttTCGACCAAAATAAGGGAATTAAACCGCGCAGCAACCTCCCAAGAAAAAAACCCAGATATCTCGATGAATCAATAAACTGATACATTTGCATCACCGTATCAGCTAGCagcggaaaaaattgaatagcaGATGCGTAAGGAATTGGTTTCAATAAGGAAGAAGCCGCGTTTTGCCAATTGTCGGCACGAACGGACAGAGTGGAAATCAATTGGGTCGATCGGCCGACTGGAGTGCTGGGCAAATAAACTCACGGGGCGCAGCAATGGGAAAAATAAAGGAACGCAAACCTTGAGGACGTAGTAGAGCTGGAGGAGGCGGCACACGCCAACCATGGAGGGTGGCATCGTGGGCACAACCAGGATCTGCGCCGAGTCCCACTTGGCGTGGGTGCCCGGCTTAACCGGCTCGCCGCGGTACTCGAGCACCGGATGCTGCACCTCGCGCGTCACCCCCAGCACCCCTCTGTCGATGAAGTACTCCACGTACTGCAACACAACGCACACACTTCCTTGCTTGCATCACTTGCGCATTTCACTCCAACTCTCAAGACATCAAATATTAATCCACCAAAAATTTCACTATCTTATTATTTGAGAAGCGCATTaagagaatttaattattgaaaagtaTTCATCCATGAAATgcaaaagggttaaaaatggaaaaattgaatgtaaGACAGTTTTGCAGTAATTtccggaaaaatatttttacagcagtttttgaaaaccgtaattttaatttaagagttgatttcaatttttcatgacTAAAAATTGGACGAAGATTcgtgtatttttaaaagttattattGGCCGGCCTCCAAGCTTTTTTTACTGTTTGGGTAAATATACCTAAAGTTCCTACTCTTTTGAAAAACTGGActcttttgattgtttttcctCTGGGAAAACCAACCGGGAAAACCCCGGACAGGGAAAACTGCAAACTTTTGAGAtctcaatgaaatttaaagagattttcaggattcaataattttgcaatgtgcaaaaatgcagcactCCTTTTTTGacccaagaaaaaaataaaagttttgcgCCAAACAATCAGTGaggataaaaaatactaacaaataatattaataacagTATTTTAcgttagaattaatttttaaaattcattttatggtCATCTAACATtagattattatattattatttacaaatctcGAATCATTTACGCATCTCTTTAAATGCGTAcgtaatttagaaaattgtgtTTCGGTAGAAAGGGACAGCAtatagttaaataatatcactcattcatattttctgtcttaaaaaaggaaaacataGGGAaacgaaattgtttaaaagattGTCGATCAAATTTATACCGAATACTAAACATGCAgtcgaaaattcaattacattTTAGTTCAATAGTAATTTACATCGACTATTTGTATTTTCCAACTGCGCAACACagcaatttgtattttctgcTTCAGTGAGGCTACGAGTGAGCAATAAATCGCTCTTTGACTTTCGAGCCGGAAAGAGAGCAGGAAAATAGCGATCAGCATGGGGCGAGGCAAAAGAGCAAATTGAATCGAGACCGCAATAGTTTGCGGAATGATTCCCGCGGGCCCCATCTCGGCGAGCTCACCTGCAGCAATTTGACTTTCAAACGAACTTCCTCTTCGCCCTGGTTGTCCACGTCGGCCCGCAACTTGATGCTCTCGCCGCACACGTAGGCCGACCGCTCGAGCTGTGCCCGAAGGGCCACCGGGCCGCGCTCGCAGCACAGGCAGCAAGTCGTCTTCTTGTCCTGCCCAATCATCGGCTTCTGCGAccccaaaaacaaacaaattttttcattaacaccaaatttaaacaaatcttttatgaattaattggggaaaaatgatttaattttcaaagatgtcagaatttttatgtatttaagttcaacctgattaaaaattatacatcttagttttgaatattaaaactaTCCTGAGGAACAGTTCATTGCAAATACATAGGCATcagatgcattttatttatttaatttgaatttagattttgactttaaaaattttaaattctaatgaAAAGATTGGAAACTTTGATTTGGAGattacaaaatgcaaatctATTCCAGAATAGGAAAAACAGCTTaacaagattaaaataaagacACGCatagaaattttcagttttcgtTCATTTCCtagcgatttttttaacaaagggTATACAATTTaacacaattaatttgaaattgaattccataaataaataaaagaggtattatttgaaatgttttttctagctttatgataataaataaatgagaaaaaagcgcacaatttgttatttgactaagaaaatcgataaaagAATTCAATAGAGCAAAAATAGcctgaaatgaattttcaacaCGATTTCGCTTCAAACTATTggctttatttattcataaagctgattatttaaaaaattatataatcaaTCCGTTTTTTTGAATAGGCtacaataattatatcaattatttctaaaattcatCAATGCATATAATGTcgttccattttttaataattgataaataagCTCGGAATCGGTCAGATAATATATCAAGCggtcattttttttgttctgaaTACTGAAATCGATGGGATATTCACTGatctgtaaattatttttcaatgcgtTTCTCACCAAGTACTGATCGTCCATGCAGTCGATGTGTGGTCCGATAATGGTAAAATACTTCATCCCCTGGGGCGGCGAGGCGTAGGGAATGTCGATGGTCACCTGCAAAAGTGATTTCCATTGAATTCCAGCAGTCGAATGCCATCACACAGAATTATTTATGTGCGCTTAATTGCACGCGGCGTGAATCGGAAGCGTAAACTTTCAATGAGCGAGCGAAATTCGCAATTTCCTCACTCGTCACcatctatttcaaaattaatttcctcccCAGCCGCGCAGCAGTTCGATTATCACTTCTTACATTAGAACAAGAGCTGCAGAAAAGATTTTGTATGTAAGCAAGAGTCATTTTTCttagatcaaaattaaatggtatttattgtattaaaattttcgggaACATGAAGtgcgatttcagatttaaCCTTGCCATACTGTGATGAAAACCTAAATCGGCTCATCCAATCGCGGTAGGAAcgacaacaataattttttgttatgtaAATTTGTCTTTCAGATTTCTACCGCGATTGGctgagccgatttttttttccaGCATGTCAAGTGATCGTTTTCACTAAGAGCAAGATTGAATCAGAATTTGTTTATGCTCTAGAATTTTtgtaatcaataaaattccaaaaaatgctttttgagATTTTGAGCATAACCTCTCTTAAAAATATGCTCATTTTTAAACCACCCGATTGATTTAATGTTCaaagtcaaattatttaaccaactttaatttcgtttcagctcgatttttcatattttttcgttaCATTTTCATGCAAGGGCAAAAACGTACAACAAACCCTTTTGTTATAGGCTCGCTCAACGGCTTTGAAATTTCCCCTTTCATTTAGTTCAACAAGCAGGGAAATTCGAGAGCCGGTGAAAAGCTGCATTGTCTTACATACAAATTTACAagatcggcggcggcggcggcggcggcgaaagaGCTGCTGGTGCAGCGTCTGACGATAAGCGCGCGGTCATTGTCTTTTGCTACTGAGTATTATTACTCGTAATCTAGGGTCTGGTGCCATACCAGTTAATGCCGCTCTCTCAGAAGAAAGACATCAAATTGCTTTGTTGTTTCGGCTGACGTGGCCGTTTCGGCCTCGTTTGCACTGAGTCAGCGCGAccgaaatgaataattaactGTTAAGTTTTATATATGCAGGCGGCGCGTCAGACGTGTTTAACAGCCCGCGTCGGGGGTGGTCGGGGGTGGCACCGGCACAGGGCGGAACGCAGACACCTGCGGCCGGCGCGCTCGGTGCTCAGCCGACCAAGTGTGTAATATGTGATGCTTAGGGTAGGGATTTTAAGAATGATTTTGAAGTGAGTTAAGGTGATCAAGACggttttagatgattttaaatgtggCTCTAATGTCttgaatttgcataatttgagCTCACTTGGCTATTGAAAAGAATTCAGTCGCACAGAATAAATAGTTCACAGTGGATTGTCtgaaattcccaaccctagtAATGCCTATATGTACATACCTTGATGTAGTAGCGGATGAAGCCGGGCTTGCTTTCGAACGAGCACGGCAGCGAGCTCTCCGGCAGCTGGAAGCGGAACGGGAACTGGTGCAGGCCCCGCGGTAGAATCGGCACATTTCCCTCCGGCTTGTCTGCCCACAGAACAACATAACATTTGTATAGTTTacgcgaatttattttctaaaatagcGGCCGGTTTCAATTTTCTATCCCAACCACCGTAACGTTTTGGatataaaattgtataataaaaacacttccaaatattccaaaatgtAATAGGAAAGGAGGTTTAGATATCATTTGATGGAAAcagatggaaataaattgagcaGGGAAAATCCATGGGATTTTTCGAAGTTTTTTCATGGTTAAccgcattgcaaaaaaatatacttgaTGGTTCCCATTTTTACAGGTTGATCAGAATATTCCTGTATGTagtaattttagtttaaaatattgttattaaaaaattcatgaatttcTTCCGAGGACCAATGACCAGTTTCAGTTAGATAACATTAACTTCGAACCATTAATGAgctgtttgcaattttcccaGCCAGAGTGAAAATTCGGGCACTTTTCCTTGTCAGTCATTCTTATACATTGCATTGGATTGAGGTCAGAGAAggttttttctacaaaaattattttactatttataattttgcctggtgcgcccatgttatccgtttgCGGTGTTACTGGGACCCAGGTTTCAGCAATCGAGCTAGCACAGTGCGCGCCCCTCCCGGTCCTCGGGCACGGGCAgggataaaaagtaaaaaaattatggtgGTCAGCTAACCAccacagaaatttaaaactaagcTCACCAGGGATTACTGAGGATTGGGCTGCTTCTCTtgctatatttattattgaatgaatgaaactAACAAATTTGATGACCTGTTGTTCTTTTAGCCCGCAACTCTGCGCAGCAGGAAAGGAGAGCGACGCAGTTTCTCAGAAATGTCATGAGCTgctttgaaaacttttaattggatGCAGTGAGCGGCAAGGCGCAAAACTTTCCTCGTAAGTATCACGTAGAACGCAAATTGCAACGTGCTAATTAATTAGATAGATGTTCTGCTTGGACAAAAAATACTGTCTGAGGTTGGTGTATTGCTCTCTGCTGGTGGGATcgatttttggattttatcGGAGCGGGAAAGCCCAACAAGATTTGATAGGGGTTGTAAGGACCAAACTTTCTATATCTGGAATGTTGCAATCCCTTTGGTCGCGCCTTGGCGTGGATCAAAGAGAAGGCCGGAATAAAGAGAACCCTATAAAATGCTACCCTATCAAACTTGTTTCCAAAGCTAGGTAgggaagaaatattttccttggcGTGATATTTGAgttaaactattatttttataatgaattattgcgacgatgaataaaaaaattgataggcTGACTGAGTAGATTGAATTCAGTTTATCAAAAACACTGTccactaatttaattaacgagCAGAAATTTGGTTTGGATCATTATACATTATTTcccttaaaaaaaaaaaaaaataatattgctttattttcacCAAGCTGAATATGCCAAAAGGAGAAGAGGCTATGAGATAACGAGGCACTCTCACTCACCTTTTCCCCAAATGATGGCCCGGTCGTCGACGAAGTATTGGTCGTCCTTGACGGTGCGTCTGTCGCCGCTGACCACCACCTTCCACTCGGCGTGCGCCTTGCCCCTGAGCACCACTCGAACGGCTGTAAATAACCAATTATATTCTGTCATAAACGCCTCCACACGATTAcggctcattttttaattcgcctGCGAGGGCGGGGGTGAGGGTTAGGACACTTGACGCAAAGCCACTCCAGCCCCGCAAAATCCCAACTCGATCCGCCcgcaaaaatgtttgcatttcTCATCGCATGAGTGAAATTGGAACACGACCATAGTTCCTCCAGCCGACGAACGTGCCTGTCACAAATCGAGTTTGCTGAAAAACTGACCCTATCAAAACCAGGTCCAATATTCGTAAATATGATCATGATTTAATCTAATAAATGAAAGTTAAATCGATTTCTTTCCTCATGGATTCCTTTTGTAGTAACtcaaaaaccaattttgtaatggatttttatgagttttttgctctttttattctaACAGAGTCTTATTCAATTGTTTAACAGAAGTGTCGCCCATTCTCACATGCTTCCTTTCTTTGTAATTGACCTGTGATACTATAATGTATTATTATGACtaaattgtgagaataaacaaacatatatatatccctgtccgaggaccgggaatggataaaaaattgcttcaaaatatgatttttaatggTAGAAATGTGCAAGAAATACCacattaacaaattaaaactaaatgaaaacttttcaaCAAGTTTCACTCATGAAAAAATGACTATCCTGATTTAATGATACCAAAAGTGCTGAGAAAAAGTaatgatttttctgaaataaataaaataaacgtgtTATTAacatatttgattatttgtcctaaaaattaatcataattgAAACTcgtgcaataatcaaattaaattggcacAAAACACTGCAGGAGTTCCCTTTGACAGACAAAGCGAACTTTGTTGCTTTCCGTCTCCTTTAATGAAGCGATTAAGCAAATTGAGCCGCGCACAGTAAAGCGGGCTGCATATAGTATTCTGTACATACACTTACACAAAGCGAAACATTATCGCTGCGACTGACTGCTTAAGCAAACATTTGCCCGGCGGCGGCAAAAGAgaacgacacacacacacacacgccacaGTAATTTTCGCCGGCCGCGCGAGTGGTGATAAAATCGGCTCTCGCTCTGGCGTCCATTGtgcaaatcaataatttactatGCTAGAAGAGGGATGCATATCGTTTTGCACCGGACAAGAGCCGCTTTTTCCCCGCGGCCGCTTTATCTAACGTGAGTGTGTACGGAAAAACTCTCTCATCTGGCTGCCGTCATTAGCGCCTATTTACAGCCAACTGCGCGTTAACACTTTCTCCTCGACACGGATTAACACAAATTGCCTGCTtctcgtttaattaaaaaattccagtgCCTTGAGTTCTAATGCCTTGAGACCCAGCTGATTTAAGGGATTAAATACTCTCTTGCAAAGGGCTAAAACTATCATTTTTCTTAGCAAAATTAAGACCACaggaatggaaaaattccatttaacAAAGAGGCTTTAAGTTTATGCAAAAATGACattgttttgattgaaatataatCGATATTTTCATGTTCATTTTAACTGTTCAAAAATGTATGTAATTGTATGTGATCTTACAATGTGAgaagaattgttttaatttgaaattaaatgcagcctCGTTGTTT
The nucleotide sequence above comes from Cloeon dipterum chromosome X, ieCloDipt1.1, whole genome shotgun sequence. Encoded proteins:
- the LOC135945078 gene encoding arrestin domain-containing protein 2-like isoform X2 — encoded protein: MDYIREFDIRLEREMYYAGETVCGNVILDTVENFKLRAVRVVLRGKAHAEWKVVVSGDRRTVKDDQYFVDDRAIIWGKDKPEGNVPILPRGLHQFPFRFQLPESSLPCSFESKPGFIRYYIKVTIDIPYASPPQGMKYFTIIGPHIDCMDDQYLKPMIGQDKKTTCCLCCERGPVALRAQLERSAYVCGESIKLRADVDNQGEEEVRLKVKLLQYVEYFIDRGVLGVTREVQHPVLEYRGEPVKPGTHAKWDSAQILVVPTMPPSMVGVCRLLQLYYVLKVNLEFEKSGDDLQMHFPLTIATVPFRIPNSANQPSVKYEHSCDHVEGGLYIGPEFLLGEVYDGDHDGRETVVLYRPVYVCIDRPAVVPPQLQPQHSSNALACGSQSQQPHASASTNSL
- the LOC135945078 gene encoding arrestin domain-containing protein 2-like isoform X1, coding for MRTEEHFARFMDSNLPFHQSRTCHAMDYIREFDIRLEREMYYAGETVCGNVILDTVENFKLRAVRVVLRGKAHAEWKVVVSGDRRTVKDDQYFVDDRAIIWGKDKPEGNVPILPRGLHQFPFRFQLPESSLPCSFESKPGFIRYYIKVTIDIPYASPPQGMKYFTIIGPHIDCMDDQYLKPMIGQDKKTTCCLCCERGPVALRAQLERSAYVCGESIKLRADVDNQGEEEVRLKVKLLQYVEYFIDRGVLGVTREVQHPVLEYRGEPVKPGTHAKWDSAQILVVPTMPPSMVGVCRLLQLYYVLKVNLEFEKSGDDLQMHFPLTIATVPFRIPNSANQPSVKYEHSCDHVEGGLYIGPEFLLGEVYDGDHDGRETVVLYRPVYVCIDRPAVVPPQLQPQHSSNALACGSQSQQPHASASTNSL